Genomic DNA from Vanrija pseudolonga chromosome 3, complete sequence:
CCATTGAAGAGCGCCGCCTTCTTCATCGGCGACTACTGCAAGGAGGTCAACGGCAAGTCGACAGCGGATCAAATACGGCAACAAGGCTAACCATTGCTCCAGAGGACTTTATGCTCTGCAAGAACGAGAACCGCGACCCCGCCCACTGCCTCGCCGAGGGTCGCAAGGTGACCCGCTGCACCCAGGAAATGTGAGCCTACTCTCCGTCTTGGTCTCCAGCTGGTGGACATCGCTGACGCGGGACTACAGCATTGGCAAGATCAGGGAAACCTGCCTCGCCGAGTTCGACGCTCACTGGAAGTGTCTCGAGAAGAACAACCAGGTGAGATTAGagcggccagcagcacgtGCATGGTGTGCAAGTCTGACGCGTTCCGCAGTACTTCCAGGCGTGCAGGAAACCCGAGAAGGCTTTGAACTCTTGCGTGTTCACCAAGCTGGTGAGTCGAGCTGATACTGTGTGTCCTGTACACTGTCACTGACGTTGTTGCAGAGCCTGAAGAAGACCATCCCAGGATCCCCAGAAGGCCAGACCCAGGTCAACGAGAAGAAGTGGCCCATTTACACCACCGTGCAAAAGTAGAGAATAGGCATTATGCACAATGATACTGCAGAGACTGTGTGCGTCATGCTCTACAAACAACCACCTACTCATCGTCACGTTCGCTACGGAACCTCTTGCCCTCGTccccgtctcggcgctcatACTCCTCGCTGCGGGCACGCTTGCTCCGCTCGGCGGCTTCTCCAGTGGGCacatcggcgccggcctggccaaggccgccgatAGCAGCATACGTGTCGAACTGAACCTGCTGGCGAAGGCggtcctgctcctgctgTCGTCGCTCCATCTCGAGACGCTGGTGtccccagccgccgcgtccgctGTCGTATTCTTGCCTGAACTCGTCGCGAACCTGTCCACCACTCTTGCCTCGTCCAAACTGACGTCCCTCCTTGTACCCAGGGTCGAGGTCACAGCGGATGATCCTCTCGTCCAACTTGGTGCCCGAGATGTATCGCAGTGACGCAACGGCCTCTGAGTGGAGGTAGTACTCCACAAAGGCAAATCCACAAGGGGTTCTATCGTCAGCTTTCGTCTCTGGGGCAGGCCTACTTGTTATGGCGATCGAGACCCATGATGATCCTGTGCGGTTAGCTTGGGTACGCAGTCCACTTGCATACCTCTTGATGCCACCACCTTCTTCGGGAGATGCACATCCCGAGAACACTGTAAATGTATTAGAAAACTGAGACAAACGTAAATCCCGCATAGACGCACGCTCGTAGATCTGGGCTTCTGTGGTGTAGAAGCTCAAGTTGCCGACATAGAGCGTGGTGGAGGAAGACAGGAGGCGCCTCTCAGTctcgcggtcgagctgcTTTGGGTCAGCGTGTGTTGGCTTGTATTGCACGCGGCGCTACAGACCTCTGATTGACTGTCCTTGTAACTTGATGGGAGGTCTAGGGGTGCTACGACGTGGGACATTGTGGATAGGGGAGGAGTCAAGCACCGACTGTCAATGACGACCGCTGATAGACTTTGTTGATGAGGACGGAAATGGGAGGCAACTTGATTGATCGACCGTGGGAAAGTGAATGACCCAACGATGACGAGCGCTTTGGATGATGCCGGAGTCAGCACACGGCGCGGCCAGTTGCCCAGCCAGGTCGCACTCTTGTTGCGACGATCATTCAAAGCATTCTCCCTCCTTCTCTTTTCTTTTCTCAACCTTCACATCATGTCAGGCAATGACCCCAACCTCAGCGAGGCGGAAAAGGTAAGAACATCCAGCATGGGGTTTATCACGGAGCGGGAACTGACACCCTTGCCCTCAGATGCGCCTCAAGCGTCTTGCTCGTCTCGGTGCCCCAGCCCAGACTCAGCCGCAGCCTCAGGCGACagacgcgccgtcgacgtcgcaaGAGAGCCGCGAAGCCCACCAGCCTCcctctgcgtcgtcgcgcttgctCTCTTTGAAcacctcgtcttcctcgcaACCGTCTCCTTCGGCCGCGCCTCCTCCCAAGCCGCCTGTGGCGAAGCCTGCAACACCCCCCGTCAAGCCTACCCCACCTCCTTCCGCGCCACCTGTCAAGCGCCGCTTCCaggcttcttcttctcctgctCCGAGTGCTCCACCCCGCACAGCCCCGGCTAGCAACCTTGTCGCTCCTACACTGAGCTACGACGCTTGGGAGGCTCGCACCGTCAGAAATGTCTTCTCCGTTACGCTCAAGGTATGTGCTACTGGGTGCAAGTGTGTTCCAGCCCTGACGACGATACCAGAGATCCGAGGCCGAAGCCAGTAACTGGAAGTTGTGCTGGCTGAAGGACCTCGAAGGCGAGATTAAGGAAGAGAATCCAGGTGAGCCAAATGACACTCGCAGCACGACGCTGACGGCGAAGGGAACCCAGCTGCTCTCAATGTAAACTTGGCACTCCGCGATAGGCTTCTCATTGCGAGGCTGTCCCTCGATCCCTCTACAATGGCCACATCGTAGGTTGCCTTCCGCTGATGACGTCCTAACCCCAACAGGGATGATCCCGACCAGCTCA
This window encodes:
- the B1O14.280 gene encoding NADH-ubiquinone oxidoreductase 20 subunit, whose translation is MSSHRGAVVNDKPYSDPNPLPTSVPHVDELGVTSAPLKSAAFFIGDYCKEVNEDFMLCKNENRDPAHCLAEGRKVTRCTQEIIGKIRETCLAEFDAHWKCLEKNNQYFQACRKPEKALNSCVFTKLSLKKTIPGSPEGQTQVNEKKWPIYTTVQK
- the Cbp20 gene encoding Nuclear cap-binding protein subunit 2, with the translated sequence MSHVVAPLDLPSSYKDSQSELDRETERRLLSSSTTLYVGNLSFYTTEAQIYELFSGCASPEEGGGIKRIIMGLDRHNKTPCGFAFVEYYLHSEAVASLRYISGTKLDERIIRCDLDPGYKEGRQFGRGKSGGQVRDEFRQEYDSGRGGWGHQRLEMERRQQEQDRLRQQVQFDTYAAIGGLGQAGADVPTGEAAERSKRARSEEYERRDGDEGKRFRSERDDE